One segment of Trichlorobacter ammonificans DNA contains the following:
- the rimO gene encoding 30S ribosomal protein S12 methylthiotransferase RimO yields MVSLGCPKNLVDAEVMLGVLANQGYEITTEEKDADIIIVNTCSFIKEAREESVEAILDLADRKHDGRCHTLIVAGCLPQRYQEELAAELPEVDIFIGTGDYPRVAEILAEKAEAAGQIKYVGDPNYIFDETLPRLNSSPGWYAYLKIGEGCSNCCTYCAIPSIRGAYRSRPQEALLAEARRLVAGGVRELILVSQDTTKYGTDLTDNSSLSGLIRALATIEELRWIRVLYAYPDGIDDELIELLKTEPKLCKYLDIPIQHISTPVLQRMNRRSTEEQIRTLIARLRSEIPGITLRTSLIVGFPGETMEDFTELLRFVEQSRFDRLGVFCYSKEEGTPAAEMPDQVSERVKRERHRKLMKAQGRVSFRSNRALVGTVEQVIVEGYSEETELLLKGRTSRQAPDIDGQVYITAGQANVGDIVPCRITDSSDYDLVAEMMEP; encoded by the coding sequence ATGGTCAGCCTGGGCTGCCCCAAGAACCTGGTGGATGCGGAAGTGATGCTGGGGGTCCTGGCCAACCAGGGATACGAGATCACCACCGAGGAAAAGGATGCGGACATCATCATCGTCAACACCTGTTCCTTCATCAAGGAGGCCCGGGAGGAGAGCGTGGAGGCGATCCTGGACCTGGCGGACCGCAAGCATGACGGCCGCTGCCACACCCTGATCGTGGCCGGCTGCCTTCCCCAGCGCTACCAGGAGGAACTGGCGGCAGAGCTGCCGGAGGTGGATATCTTCATCGGCACCGGCGACTACCCCCGGGTGGCGGAAATCCTGGCGGAAAAGGCGGAGGCCGCAGGACAGATCAAGTACGTGGGTGACCCCAACTACATCTTCGACGAGACCCTGCCGCGGCTCAACTCCTCCCCCGGCTGGTACGCCTACCTGAAGATCGGCGAGGGCTGCTCCAACTGCTGCACCTACTGCGCTATCCCAAGCATCCGCGGCGCCTACCGCTCACGTCCCCAGGAGGCCCTGCTGGCTGAAGCGCGGCGCCTGGTGGCCGGCGGGGTCCGGGAACTGATCCTAGTTTCCCAGGACACCACCAAGTACGGCACCGACCTGACCGACAACAGCAGCCTGTCCGGCCTGATCCGCGCCCTGGCCACCATCGAGGAGCTGCGCTGGATCCGGGTGCTCTACGCCTACCCGGACGGCATCGACGACGAGCTGATCGAACTGCTGAAAACCGAGCCCAAGCTCTGCAAGTACCTGGATATCCCGATCCAGCACATCAGCACCCCGGTGCTGCAACGGATGAACCGCCGCAGCACCGAGGAGCAGATCCGTACCCTGATCGCCCGCCTGCGCAGCGAGATTCCGGGAATTACCCTGCGCACGTCGCTGATCGTCGGCTTTCCCGGCGAAACCATGGAGGACTTCACCGAACTGCTCCGCTTTGTGGAACAGTCCCGTTTCGACCGTCTGGGGGTCTTCTGCTATTCCAAGGAAGAAGGAACGCCGGCGGCGGAGATGCCGGACCAAGTGTCGGAGCGGGTCAAGCGGGAGCGGCACCGCAAGCTGATGAAAGCCCAGGGTAGGGTCTCCTTCCGCAGCAACCGGGCACTGGTGGGGACGGTGGAACAGGTGATCGTGGAAGGCTACAGCGAAGAGACCGAGCTGCTGCTGAAGGGACGTACCAGCCGCCAGGCACCGGATATCGACGGTCAGGTCTACATCACCGCCGGCCAGGCCAACGTGGGGGATATCGTCCCCTGCCGCATCACCGACTCCTCCGATTACGATCTGGTGGCGGAGATGATGGAGCCGTAA
- the mqnB gene encoding futalosine hydrolase, which produces MHGEFSDMPPLLVLAAVPAELALLTGSLADRQEPLHPAWPAAVGRLGGQRLVCCAAGPGTANAAGATAALIERYRPSRVLILGCGGAFPGSGLGVGDLAVATEELFADLGVMAPEGWLDMADLGLPLATVAGERHYNRIPLDAALAEQALCCAGRQGVRAAGGSFATVAACSGTTARGEELARRYDVICENMEGAAVALVCRRYAIPCVEIRGISNLVEDRTRANWDIPAAVQVAQRAALSLLAELAP; this is translated from the coding sequence ATGCATGGTGAATTTTCTGATATGCCGCCGCTGCTGGTGCTGGCGGCGGTTCCGGCGGAACTTGCGCTGTTGACCGGTTCCCTTGCGGATCGGCAGGAGCCGCTCCATCCGGCTTGGCCGGCTGCTGTGGGGCGGCTGGGGGGACAGCGCCTGGTCTGCTGTGCCGCCGGGCCGGGCACGGCCAACGCCGCCGGTGCGACAGCGGCCCTGATCGAACGGTACCGGCCCTCACGGGTGCTGATACTCGGCTGTGGCGGCGCCTTTCCCGGCAGCGGTCTCGGGGTGGGGGACCTGGCGGTGGCCACGGAGGAGCTGTTTGCCGACCTCGGCGTCATGGCGCCGGAGGGGTGGCTGGATATGGCCGATCTGGGACTGCCGCTGGCCACGGTGGCGGGAGAACGCCACTACAACCGGATTCCCCTTGATGCCGCGCTGGCGGAGCAGGCGCTGTGCTGCGCCGGGCGGCAGGGGGTGCGGGCCGCGGGGGGGAGCTTCGCCACGGTGGCCGCCTGCAGCGGCACCACGGCGCGGGGGGAGGAACTGGCCCGGCGCTACGACGTCATCTGCGAGAACATGGAGGGGGCCGCCGTGGCGCTGGTCTGCCGGCGCTACGCCATCCCCTGCGTCGAAATCCGTGGCATCAGCAACCTGGTGGAGGATCGCACTCGTGCCAACTGGGATATCCCCGCCGCGGTGCAGGTGGCCCAGCGCGCCGCTCTCTCCCTGCTGGCAGAGCTCGCGCCATGA
- a CDS encoding YgiQ family radical SAM protein: MSHLPITAEEVKRRGWDELDIIFVSGDAYIDHPAFGVPLLARWLEAHGFRVGIIPQPDWRSKEAFMALGRPRLFFAVAAGAMDSLVAHYTPRKKLRHDDAYTPGNRHGARPNRATIVYTGRLKEAYRDVPVVIGGVEASLRRLAHYDYWDDKVRRSILLDAKADLLCFGMAEQSLLEIATRMREGEQLAAIRDVRGTTFVGQHLPETAVVLPSFEQVSTDKTAFVSAFRQMEAEQNPWCGRPLVQAHGDRQVVCLPPPLPLDMAAMDAVYRLPFTREPHPSYRELIPAFEQIKLSITTHRGCFGGCAFCAIAGHQGKFIQSRSQTSVLEEVERLAQKRWFAGALSDLGGPTANMYGLGCGAKDGGRNCRRPSCLHPAPCPNLKSDDSHAVAMLQAVERHPAIRHLTISSGIRHDLLAKQERYFAGLVARYTGGLLKVAPEHLAERVVRLMRKPDRSTFERFLKQFREESRRQGKRQGVVPYLISGHPGCTLEDMVVLAGELKRLGLKVEQVQEFTPTPATAAACMYHTGIDPETGDTVFVAKSDREKILQKGVLLWHLPEQRQKVRQMLLKEGRGDLVKRLEKGC; the protein is encoded by the coding sequence ATGAGCCACCTGCCGATCACTGCCGAGGAGGTCAAACGCCGGGGGTGGGATGAACTGGATATCATCTTCGTCTCCGGCGACGCCTACATCGACCACCCGGCCTTCGGCGTGCCGCTCCTGGCCCGCTGGCTTGAGGCCCACGGCTTCCGGGTGGGGATCATCCCCCAGCCGGACTGGCGCAGCAAGGAAGCGTTCATGGCGCTGGGGCGGCCGCGGCTCTTCTTCGCCGTGGCGGCCGGGGCCATGGATTCCCTGGTGGCCCACTACACCCCCCGCAAGAAGCTGCGCCACGACGACGCCTACACGCCGGGCAACCGCCACGGCGCCCGCCCCAACCGGGCCACCATCGTCTATACCGGCCGCCTCAAGGAGGCGTACCGGGATGTGCCGGTGGTGATCGGCGGGGTGGAGGCGTCGCTGCGTCGGCTGGCCCACTACGATTACTGGGACGACAAGGTGCGCCGCTCCATCCTGCTGGACGCCAAGGCCGACCTGCTCTGCTTCGGCATGGCGGAGCAGTCGCTGCTGGAGATCGCGACGCGGATGCGGGAGGGCGAGCAGCTTGCCGCCATCCGTGACGTGCGCGGCACCACCTTCGTGGGGCAGCATCTGCCGGAAACCGCCGTGGTCCTCCCCTCCTTCGAGCAGGTCAGTACCGACAAAACTGCCTTTGTCAGCGCCTTCCGCCAGATGGAGGCGGAACAGAACCCCTGGTGCGGCCGTCCCCTGGTCCAGGCCCACGGTGACCGGCAGGTGGTCTGCCTGCCGCCTCCCCTGCCCCTGGATATGGCTGCCATGGATGCCGTCTATCGCCTCCCCTTCACCCGGGAGCCGCACCCCTCCTACCGTGAGCTGATCCCGGCCTTCGAGCAGATCAAGCTCTCCATAACCACCCACCGGGGCTGTTTCGGCGGCTGCGCCTTCTGCGCCATTGCCGGGCACCAGGGGAAGTTCATCCAGTCCAGAAGCCAAACCTCCGTCCTGGAGGAGGTGGAGCGGCTGGCGCAGAAGCGCTGGTTCGCCGGTGCCCTGAGCGACCTGGGCGGCCCCACGGCCAACATGTACGGCCTCGGCTGCGGGGCAAAGGATGGCGGCCGGAACTGCCGCCGTCCCAGTTGCCTGCATCCGGCTCCCTGCCCCAACCTGAAGAGCGACGACAGCCACGCGGTGGCGATGCTGCAGGCCGTGGAGCGGCATCCCGCCATCAGGCACCTGACCATCTCCTCCGGCATCCGCCATGACCTTTTAGCCAAACAGGAGCGCTACTTCGCCGGACTGGTGGCCCGCTACACCGGCGGCCTGCTCAAGGTGGCGCCGGAGCACCTGGCGGAACGGGTGGTGCGGCTGATGCGCAAGCCGGACCGCAGCACCTTTGAACGGTTTCTCAAGCAGTTCCGGGAGGAGAGCCGGCGCCAGGGGAAACGGCAGGGGGTGGTCCCCTACCTGATCTCCGGTCACCCCGGCTGTACCCTGGAGGATATGGTCGTTCTGGCAGGGGAACTGAAACGGCTGGGGCTGAAGGTGGAGCAGGTGCAGGAGTTCACCCCCACACCGGCCACGGCGGCGGCCTGCATGTACCACACCGGCATCGACCCCGAGACCGGCGACACGGTCTTTGTGGCAAAGAGCGACCGGGAGAAGATCCTGCAGAAGGGGGTGCTGCTCTGGCACCTGCCGGAACAGCGACAGAAGGTGCGGCAGATGCTGCTGAAGGAGGGGCGGGGGGATCTGGTGAAGCGGCTGGAAAAGGGTTGTTGA